In Acidimicrobiales bacterium, a single window of DNA contains:
- a CDS encoding enoyl-CoA hydratase/isomerase family protein, protein MNPQAPTVLVEAQSGGVRLLTMHRPERLNALNVELISALTAALAEADADPSVRCVILTGSGRGFCSGADLTGMGDAPHSESLGDIPANFLLQQHIAGLVTSMRRLRKPIIAAVNGPAAGGGLALVLAADVRLAATSARFAASFIKVGVSGADISTSWLLPRIVGAGNAHLLMLTGRLIDSQAAREMQLVVDVVPDDQLIDVATDLAAEIATNSPFGVWMTKEVMWSALEIPGQQAAIDLENRTQVLASQLEDARAQRATVFTKERVRYQWR, encoded by the coding sequence GTGAACCCGCAGGCGCCTACGGTCCTCGTGGAGGCTCAGTCGGGCGGGGTGCGCCTCCTGACCATGCACCGCCCGGAGCGGTTGAACGCTCTCAACGTCGAGCTGATCTCGGCGCTGACAGCTGCTCTCGCCGAGGCAGATGCGGACCCGTCGGTGAGATGCGTCATCCTGACCGGCTCAGGCCGCGGTTTCTGCTCCGGGGCCGACCTGACAGGTATGGGGGACGCCCCCCACAGCGAATCGCTCGGGGACATCCCGGCCAACTTCCTCCTTCAGCAGCACATAGCCGGATTGGTGACAAGCATGCGGCGCCTGCGCAAACCGATCATCGCCGCTGTCAATGGGCCTGCTGCCGGCGGAGGGCTGGCCCTGGTGCTGGCTGCTGATGTTCGCTTGGCGGCGACCAGCGCGCGGTTCGCCGCCAGCTTCATAAAGGTCGGCGTGTCGGGTGCGGATATCTCGACGAGCTGGCTCCTGCCTCGCATCGTCGGCGCAGGCAACGCTCACCTGCTGATGCTCACCGGGAGACTGATCGACTCCCAGGCGGCACGGGAGATGCAGCTCGTGGTCGATGTCGTGCCGGACGACCAACTCATCGACGTCGCTACCGACCTTGCAGCAGAGATCGCCACCAACAGCCCCTTCGGCGTCTGGATGACGAAGGAGGTTATGTGGTCGGCGCTCGAGATACCCGGTCAGCAGGCCGCCATCGACCTCGAGAACCGGACACAAGTCCTCGCCAGCCAGCTCGAGGACGCCCGTGCGCAGCGAGCGACGGTCTTCACCAAGGAACGAGTGAGGTACCAATGGCGGTAG
- a CDS encoding cytochrome P450: MQLAEHVDPALVRDFDYHGGAAFLVDPFQALDRTRGDRAFFSSSYGGYWVLTRSADIREAFQRPDLFSSEQFSIPAGVYPRTMRPLALDPPDHTRYRQPLAPLFAPGPVARREPELRRVCAGLVNRFATAGRSDLVVDLARPFPTTVFVSMLGLPLSEATTFERWNHDLTHAYHDPSLRKEAARSIIEHLDEVVSARRNEDTGDREDLLSTLMRSKVDGRLLNHEELVDYAFMLFVAGLDTVTAMLGFSFYCLATRPDIREQLVARPEVVRGAVEEFLRAHAIINTARVVKEDVTFAGVRMGAGDRVLLSTALASRDPEEFDQPDAIVVEREVNRHLAFGAGPHRCVGSHLARLELAIAVEEVLARIPDFHLATGEQPVIHAGGSFGIDRLVVEWEAQT; the protein is encoded by the coding sequence GTGCAGCTGGCCGAACACGTCGATCCGGCGCTGGTCCGCGACTTCGACTACCACGGTGGCGCCGCGTTCCTGGTTGACCCCTTCCAGGCACTTGACCGCACTCGCGGCGACCGCGCATTCTTCTCCTCGTCCTACGGCGGTTACTGGGTTCTGACGCGGTCCGCAGACATCCGCGAAGCCTTCCAGCGCCCAGATCTCTTCTCGAGCGAGCAATTCTCGATCCCCGCCGGGGTCTACCCGCGAACCATGCGGCCACTAGCGCTCGACCCGCCCGACCACACACGGTATCGGCAGCCGCTGGCGCCACTCTTCGCACCGGGACCGGTTGCCCGCCGAGAGCCTGAGCTGCGGCGCGTTTGCGCCGGACTCGTGAACAGGTTCGCTACCGCCGGCCGATCCGACCTTGTCGTCGATCTGGCTCGTCCGTTCCCGACGACCGTGTTCGTCTCCATGCTCGGCCTGCCATTGAGCGAGGCAACGACGTTCGAGCGCTGGAACCACGACCTCACCCACGCCTACCACGATCCGTCGCTCCGGAAGGAGGCGGCGCGCAGCATCATCGAGCACCTCGACGAGGTCGTCTCGGCGCGCAGAAACGAAGATACGGGCGACCGTGAGGACCTCCTCTCGACGCTGATGCGTTCGAAGGTCGACGGGCGACTTCTCAACCACGAAGAGCTTGTCGACTACGCCTTCATGTTGTTCGTCGCCGGGCTGGACACGGTCACTGCCATGTTGGGCTTCAGTTTCTACTGCCTCGCGACCCGGCCTGACATCCGCGAGCAACTAGTCGCCCGACCTGAGGTTGTGCGCGGAGCGGTTGAGGAGTTTCTGCGCGCCCACGCCATCATCAACACGGCGCGGGTCGTGAAGGAAGACGTGACATTTGCGGGCGTAAGGATGGGTGCGGGTGACCGTGTGCTCCTGTCGACGGCGCTTGCCTCACGAGACCCGGAGGAGTTTGACCAGCCCGACGCGATCGTCGTGGAGCGCGAGGTCAACCGCCACTTGGCGTTCGGGGCCGGCCCACATCGCTGCGTCGGTTCGCACTTGGCGCGGCTCGAGCTGGCGATCGCCGTCGAGGAGGTGCTCGCGCGGATCCCGGACTTCCATCTGGCAACCGGCGAGCAGCCCGTGATCCACGCCGGTGGCTCGTTCGGTATCGATCGGCTTGTCGTCGAGTGGGAGGCGCAGACCTGA
- a CDS encoding type II toxin-antitoxin system PemK/MazF family toxin, translating to MVERGDIIWADLGPPAGRRPVCVLTRDAAIAVLTALTCAPITRTIRGIRSEVEIGPAGGLPDQSVISCDNLITVPTAFFDEERVGQLDLETRIRLDQALRYALDIQY from the coding sequence GTGGTAGAACGCGGCGACATCATCTGGGCCGACTTGGGGCCACCGGCTGGGCGGCGGCCCGTCTGTGTCCTCACCCGCGACGCCGCCATCGCTGTTCTCACCGCCCTCACCTGCGCGCCGATCACCCGAACGATCCGTGGTATCCGCTCGGAGGTTGAAATCGGGCCCGCCGGAGGCCTTCCCGATCAGAGCGTCATCAGCTGTGACAACCTCATAACGGTTCCCACCGCGTTTTTCGACGAGGAACGCGTCGGCCAGCTCGACCTCGAAACCCGCATCAGGCTCGACCAAGCCCTCCGCTACGCCCTCGACATCCAATACTGA
- a CDS encoding ribbon-helix-helix protein, CopG family — protein sequence MGRREVLVQLDDDLVDRLDGLAERKGTNRSELLRRGAAAVLEAAELADADRALQESYRRLPQDPAIVSAASRLASLTAPEW from the coding sequence ATGGGACGAAGAGAAGTGCTCGTCCAGCTCGACGACGACCTCGTTGACCGCCTTGACGGGCTGGCCGAGCGGAAAGGAACCAATCGCTCGGAACTACTCCGTCGCGGCGCCGCCGCAGTCCTCGAAGCCGCTGAACTCGCCGATGCCGACCGGGCGCTGCAGGAGTCCTACCGGAGGCTGCCACAAGATCCGGCGATCGTCTCCGCCGCTTCGCGACTGGCTTCACTGACCGCTCCCGAGTGGTAG
- a CDS encoding NAD(P)-binding domain-containing protein has protein sequence MKIGIIGTGTIGGTLIRKLRASGHEVRVANSRGPGSLSDLAAETGATAVTTAEVAAGVDVLIVSVPFEQLTALKSVINKIASDVTVVDTSNYYPVPGAGPLSAAPIEAIDAGQPETAWLQEKWGRPVIRAWNPIFGPTLANKGKAPGEPGRLALPVSGDSAESKHLVMQLVDDTGFDAVDAGPIAESWRCQVGTPAYSTELTVDQLRQALGLADREAAPKRRDALAQIISTWQGPPNFEDWLRLYRAAARFPGTDH, from the coding sequence ATGAAGATCGGAATCATTGGAACGGGGACGATAGGCGGTACGCTCATCCGTAAGCTTCGTGCGTCCGGGCACGAGGTCCGCGTCGCGAACTCGCGTGGACCGGGCTCGCTCAGCGACTTGGCAGCCGAGACGGGGGCCACGGCAGTCACCACAGCGGAAGTGGCTGCCGGTGTCGACGTTCTCATCGTGTCCGTGCCCTTCGAGCAACTGACCGCATTGAAGTCGGTCATCAACAAAATCGCGAGCGATGTCACCGTTGTGGACACGTCGAATTACTACCCCGTACCCGGCGCCGGTCCGCTGAGTGCCGCCCCAATCGAAGCGATCGACGCCGGGCAGCCGGAGACCGCCTGGCTGCAGGAAAAGTGGGGCCGGCCTGTCATTCGCGCCTGGAACCCGATCTTTGGCCCCACGCTTGCAAACAAGGGCAAGGCCCCCGGTGAGCCCGGCCGACTCGCCCTGCCAGTGTCAGGAGACTCCGCCGAGAGCAAGCATCTCGTCATGCAGCTGGTCGACGACACCGGTTTCGACGCGGTGGACGCAGGCCCGATCGCCGAGTCGTGGCGTTGCCAAGTGGGAACCCCGGCCTACTCCACCGAGCTCACCGTTGACCAACTCCGCCAGGCCCTCGGTCTGGCTGACCGTGAAGCCGCTCCGAAGCGCCGCGACGCGCTAGCGCAAATCATCTCGACCTGGCAGGGTCCCCCGAACTTCGAGGACTGGCTCAGGCTGTACCGCGCAGCCGCCCGCTTCCCCGGGACCGATCACTGA
- a CDS encoding NAD(P)H-dependent oxidoreductase has product MSKLQIIIASTRPGRAADQIATWVIDRARSHGGFDVEVLDLRDWPLPMFAEDPGTMGDLNDPTYSTPIVGKWNRKIKEADAYLVITPEYNHSVPGVLKNAIDSVFLSFAFRNKPVVAVGYSVGIGGGIRAIEHLAQIAVEAEMVPLRNAVVIPEVARAFDSHGEPVNPITETALGVALDDLKWWSGALEAARGKGQLPHAVFRISAAAAAVDEVEDEAV; this is encoded by the coding sequence ATGTCGAAACTCCAGATCATCATCGCTAGCACCCGCCCCGGTCGAGCCGCGGATCAGATCGCCACGTGGGTGATCGACCGGGCCCGGAGCCACGGCGGCTTCGACGTCGAGGTCCTGGATCTTCGCGACTGGCCCCTGCCTATGTTCGCCGAAGACCCTGGAACGATGGGGGACTTGAACGACCCCACCTACTCGACGCCGATCGTGGGGAAATGGAACCGCAAGATCAAAGAAGCCGACGCTTACCTGGTCATTACTCCCGAGTACAACCATTCCGTTCCCGGAGTGCTCAAAAACGCCATTGACAGCGTCTTCCTCTCCTTCGCCTTTCGCAACAAACCTGTAGTGGCCGTTGGCTACAGCGTCGGCATAGGCGGCGGAATCCGAGCCATCGAGCACCTCGCTCAGATAGCCGTCGAGGCGGAGATGGTCCCCCTGCGAAACGCGGTGGTCATCCCCGAGGTCGCGAGGGCGTTCGACTCACACGGCGAGCCCGTCAACCCCATAACCGAGACCGCCCTGGGCGTCGCTCTTGACGACCTCAAATGGTGGTCCGGCGCTCTCGAGGCGGCGCGAGGCAAGGGTCAATTGCCCCACGCGGTGTTTCGGATCAGTGCAGCAGCAGCGGCCGTCGACGAGGTCGAAGACGAGGCCGTATGA
- a CDS encoding nuclear transport factor 2 family protein produces the protein MSSLPLPTKIITELPPVVAEYIDAVNAFDTDRIVKTFAADAYVNDNRREIWGADAIWKLMDKEIVGDHVTMQVREIIDHYGEIIVRAKWDGTYDKTNLPDELIVTSYFSLREGKIVGLTIMVNEPSPY, from the coding sequence ATGTCGAGCCTGCCCCTGCCAACCAAAATCATCACCGAGCTGCCCCCCGTCGTCGCCGAGTACATAGACGCGGTCAATGCCTTCGACACCGACCGTATCGTGAAGACGTTCGCAGCCGATGCCTACGTCAACGACAACCGCCGGGAGATCTGGGGTGCGGACGCCATCTGGAAGCTCATGGACAAGGAGATCGTCGGCGACCACGTCACGATGCAGGTCCGAGAGATCATCGATCACTACGGCGAAATCATCGTCCGGGCAAAGTGGGACGGCACCTACGACAAGACCAACCTGCCCGACGAGCTCATAGTAACGAGCTATTTCTCGCTCCGGGAAGGCAAGATCGTCGGCCTGACCATCATGGTGAACGAGCCTTCCCCGTACTGA
- a CDS encoding dienelactone hydrolase family protein produces the protein MSYEQVSIRTHDGECPAYVLTPSGSGRNPAVIFYMDGLGIRPTILQMGQRLASYGYVVLVPDLFYRAGHYEPLDPRAVFASGDATDAIGHLIASTDNRRAAEDTEGFLAYLDGRDDVAGTKVGTTGYCMGGAISLTAAGTFPDRIAAAASFHCGNLATDSDLSPHRLARAIAARVYVAGADHDNLYPPEMAARLEQALNDAGVDHRCEIYLGALHGWTMTDFPVYNEASAERHWDELVGLFADTLT, from the coding sequence ATGAGCTACGAGCAGGTTTCGATCCGCACCCACGATGGCGAGTGCCCGGCGTACGTGTTGACGCCGTCCGGATCGGGCCGGAATCCGGCCGTCATCTTCTACATGGACGGCCTCGGAATTCGGCCGACAATCCTTCAGATGGGGCAGCGGCTAGCGAGTTACGGCTATGTCGTGCTAGTGCCCGATCTGTTCTATCGGGCTGGGCATTATGAGCCGTTGGATCCGAGGGCGGTCTTCGCCTCTGGCGACGCGACGGACGCGATTGGGCACCTGATCGCTTCGACCGACAATCGCCGGGCAGCCGAGGACACAGAGGGCTTCCTCGCCTACCTCGACGGCCGCGACGACGTGGCCGGCACCAAGGTGGGTACGACTGGTTACTGCATGGGCGGAGCGATATCGCTAACCGCGGCGGGAACCTTTCCTGACCGTATCGCCGCAGCGGCTAGTTTCCACTGCGGCAACCTGGCCACTGACTCCGACCTCAGCCCGCACCGACTCGCGCGCGCTATCGCCGCCCGGGTCTATGTCGCCGGAGCGGACCACGACAACTTGTACCCGCCCGAAATGGCAGCGCGACTTGAGCAGGCGCTGAACGACGCGGGCGTGGATCACCGCTGCGAGATCTACTTAGGAGCGCTGCATGGTTGGACTATGACGGACTTCCCGGTCTACAACGAGGCCTCGGCTGAGCGCCACTGGGATGAGCTGGTGGGCTTGTTCGCGGACACGCTCACCTGA
- a CDS encoding universal stress protein translates to MLVGFDGSQTSWNALYWASGEALRSAGNLIAAFVSPEHSMAIAETASTVGGVPFDYHAIESADAEEAAARQSDARRLAREQNMRIEFVHAHGDPATELALLAHQLRVDLIVVGRSARILHALMGSVANRLSRIRNAPVVVVVP, encoded by the coding sequence ATCCTCGTCGGCTTCGACGGAAGCCAGACGTCGTGGAACGCTCTGTACTGGGCCAGTGGCGAAGCGCTCAGGTCTGCAGGCAACCTCATCGCCGCGTTTGTGTCGCCCGAGCACTCGATGGCAATCGCGGAGACAGCCTCCACCGTGGGAGGGGTTCCGTTTGACTACCACGCCATCGAGTCAGCGGATGCTGAGGAAGCTGCTGCTCGGCAGTCAGATGCGAGACGGCTGGCGAGGGAACAGAACATGCGGATCGAGTTCGTCCACGCGCACGGTGACCCTGCAACCGAGCTGGCTCTGCTCGCACATCAACTCCGCGTCGATCTCATCGTGGTCGGGAGATCCGCGAGGATTCTCCACGCTCTGATGGGATCAGTGGCTAATCGTCTAAGCCGCATCCGCAACGCTCCGGTCGTCGTAGTCGTCCCCTGA
- a CDS encoding MFS transporter, which yields MSGSARSAISPFRQPKAVWAVAFACVVSFMGIGLVDPILPALSKQLRASPSSVELLFTSYLVVTALAMLVTGWVSTRIGGKRTLVAGLVLIVAFSAAAGASGTIGGIIGFRAGWGLGNALFIATSLAVIMGAASGGFSGAIILYESALGIGIALGPLVGGELGGISWRGPFFGVTVLMAVALVATLVLVEPTPKPSHPSSLTAPIEALKHRGLATMSVTALGYNWGFFTLLAFTPFQMHLGIHELGYVFTAWGVLVAIFAVFVAPRAQARLGTPLSLYINLGLLALDLLVIAAFTTSRTTLIVAVIISGAFVGLNNTLTTQAVMLVSPVEKPVASAAYGFVRFIGGGLAPYVASKVAAAVNVHVPFYIGAATVAAAIVVLSTGHSLLTAAEGGEQEIDSWLGASTSEAISSAVGPKPLEARPVLVAIDVTVDSTDVLAAARALAETLACPVEVVHVIEVDVLAETVDDRDENTDSGAVMNAAITSLTNMGLSAQGHLLRVIGTHGQTGRRIAAFADKIRARTIVIGAPRDAEIAALFDADFSGELLRHAKCDVHVIADQPAGRISDPAA from the coding sequence GTGAGCGGGAGCGCCCGTTCGGCGATCAGCCCTTTCCGCCAACCCAAGGCGGTCTGGGCGGTCGCTTTCGCATGTGTGGTCTCGTTCATGGGCATCGGCCTGGTCGATCCGATCCTGCCGGCGCTGTCCAAACAGCTCCGGGCTTCGCCCAGCTCGGTCGAACTTTTGTTCACCAGCTATCTGGTCGTCACAGCTCTCGCCATGCTCGTCACGGGGTGGGTGTCCACCCGGATCGGCGGTAAGCGAACCCTGGTCGCGGGATTGGTTCTCATCGTGGCCTTCAGTGCGGCCGCTGGCGCCTCCGGGACGATCGGCGGGATCATCGGGTTCAGGGCGGGCTGGGGCCTCGGCAACGCCTTGTTCATCGCGACCTCTCTAGCGGTCATCATGGGGGCGGCATCTGGTGGCTTCTCGGGGGCGATAATCCTCTACGAATCAGCACTTGGCATCGGGATCGCTCTGGGCCCGTTGGTGGGAGGCGAGCTCGGAGGGATCAGCTGGCGTGGACCTTTCTTCGGGGTCACCGTCCTAATGGCCGTCGCTCTGGTGGCCACGCTCGTGTTGGTAGAGCCGACCCCCAAACCGAGCCATCCATCGTCTCTAACCGCGCCGATCGAAGCGTTGAAGCACCGGGGTCTCGCGACGATGAGTGTCACCGCTCTGGGATACAACTGGGGGTTCTTCACGCTCCTAGCCTTCACGCCTTTCCAGATGCACCTGGGCATTCACGAGTTGGGATACGTGTTCACCGCTTGGGGAGTATTGGTGGCCATATTCGCAGTGTTCGTCGCGCCACGAGCCCAGGCGCGCCTGGGTACGCCGCTCAGCCTCTACATCAATCTGGGCCTGCTCGCTCTCGACCTGCTGGTCATCGCAGCATTCACGACCTCACGGACAACGCTGATCGTTGCGGTCATCATCTCTGGTGCGTTCGTGGGACTCAACAACACCCTCACAACACAAGCTGTCATGCTCGTGTCCCCTGTGGAGAAGCCCGTCGCCTCTGCGGCCTACGGGTTTGTCAGGTTCATCGGAGGCGGCCTTGCTCCTTACGTCGCGAGCAAGGTAGCCGCGGCCGTCAACGTACATGTCCCCTTTTACATCGGAGCAGCGACTGTGGCCGCCGCGATCGTCGTCTTGAGTACTGGCCACTCACTTTTGACAGCTGCTGAAGGTGGCGAGCAGGAAATCGATAGCTGGCTCGGAGCGAGTACCTCTGAGGCCATCAGCTCCGCTGTGGGACCAAAACCACTCGAAGCCAGACCCGTGCTGGTTGCGATCGACGTCACAGTCGACTCCACCGACGTGCTCGCCGCGGCCCGCGCCCTGGCTGAAACACTTGCCTGCCCAGTGGAAGTCGTTCACGTCATCGAAGTCGACGTGCTGGCAGAAACCGTTGATGACAGGGACGAGAACACAGACTCAGGCGCAGTGATGAATGCTGCCATTACGTCCCTGACTAATATGGGCCTTTCGGCCCAGGGGCATCTCCTCCGGGTTATCGGAACTCACGGGCAGACAGGTCGACGCATCGCCGCGTTCGCGGACAAGATCCGTGCGAGGACCATTGTGATTGGCGCGCCGCGAGACGCGGAAATTGCGGCGCTTTTCGACGCCGACTTTTCTGGCGAGCTGCTACGCCACGCCAAATGTGACGTGCACGTGATTGCCGATCAACCCGCCGGTCGGATCAGCGATCCCGCCGCATAG
- a CDS encoding MarR family transcriptional regulator — MVDKTRTPIAVAELLHSLVVMAVRQPREVSLSAASTLATLERGGPRRITELAAIEGVTQPSMTAMVSGLERSGFVARASDPVDQRAVLVTLTEGGESYLRLRRRKGAERFSELIDELPDKERRTLLAAGPALARMVELATAREVAS; from the coding sequence GTGGTAGATAAGACGCGGACCCCGATCGCCGTCGCCGAGCTTTTGCATTCCCTGGTGGTGATGGCGGTTCGCCAACCGAGGGAGGTCAGCCTCAGTGCTGCCAGCACGTTGGCGACGCTGGAGCGAGGCGGGCCGCGCCGTATCACCGAGCTAGCGGCCATCGAGGGCGTGACGCAGCCCTCGATGACTGCGATGGTGTCAGGTCTCGAGCGGTCGGGATTCGTGGCGCGGGCGTCTGATCCCGTGGACCAACGAGCCGTACTGGTCACCTTGACCGAAGGGGGCGAGAGCTATTTGCGGCTACGCAGACGGAAAGGCGCGGAGCGGTTCAGCGAATTGATCGACGAACTTCCGGACAAGGAACGCCGAACTCTGCTGGCAGCTGGGCCGGCCTTGGCTCGCATGGTCGAGCTGGCCACGGCTCGGGAGGTGGCGTCGTGA
- a CDS encoding AAA family ATPase codes for MPSRSAFPAGGSGTQLIGREMECVVLDSLLAAVRLGESRSLVLHGDPGVGKSAMLDYLAERASDCRVVRVTAVQSEMELAFAALQQLCASMLDQLVLLPEPLGDALRTTFGLSDGPAPDRFLVGLAVLSLFAEVAAEKPLVCLVDDEQWLDLASAQILAFVARRLGMESVALVFGARVPRAELNGLPRLQIDGLKADQARALLERVLPGPVDAEVRDEIIAETRGNPLALLELPRGFSVEELAGGFGMPGSRELAGTVEESFRRRIEVLPADTRCLLLLAAAEPLGDPALVWRAAAWLGVDPAAAYPAVDDDLAEFGKRVRFRHPLVRSAAYHSASAHERQQAHQALAEVTDPGIDPDRRAWHRARAAIGPDEDVAAELVGSAGRAQARGGFSAAAAFLEQASVLTPDRAKRAHRALDAAQAKFQAGALNAALELLAVADAGPLGELERARADLVRARVTFVASRGNDAPPLLLKAARRLEPVDARLARATYLEALTAAQFAGRLAAPGGSLLDVARAASTMPSDSSTAADILLEGLVANFDQGYSTGLPILGRAVAGFNGRMPVGDLGTWMGLAVAAALHIWDDGSYVALGNEWAKSCREAGALSDLPAALHTLAFVLILSGDLGGAASVVEEVRVATEATEINFGAYGALGVTAFRGDEVEAATLIETNIKDALLRGEGARLSAAEWANAVLNNGLGRYQDALAAAQRASENSRELMFTNWALAELIEAAVHSGMNEAAADAYDRLSEFARASNTDWVLGIQARANALLAQDDDAEEFYTDAIEHLGRTRIRADLARAHLLYGEWLRRQRRRSDARAQLRTAQDMLDAMSMQAFAERARRELRATGERARKRDVSTQRELTQQEAQVAQLARDGLSNPEIGGRLYISARTVEYHLSKVFEKLAITNRNQLGRVLT; via the coding sequence GTGCCGTCAAGGTCGGCATTTCCAGCGGGGGGCTCCGGTACGCAACTCATTGGCCGAGAGATGGAATGCGTTGTGCTGGACTCGCTCCTTGCAGCGGTTCGGCTGGGGGAAAGCCGGTCGCTGGTGTTGCACGGCGACCCTGGCGTCGGAAAGTCGGCGATGTTGGACTACTTGGCGGAGCGCGCGTCGGACTGCCGCGTGGTGAGGGTGACCGCGGTCCAGTCAGAAATGGAGCTGGCCTTCGCAGCCTTGCAGCAGTTATGCGCGTCCATGCTTGATCAGCTGGTGTTGCTCCCTGAACCGCTTGGTGATGCCCTACGGACCACCTTCGGCTTGAGTGATGGTCCAGCGCCCGACCGTTTCTTGGTCGGGCTCGCCGTGTTGAGCCTGTTCGCGGAGGTAGCCGCGGAAAAACCGCTCGTGTGCCTGGTGGATGACGAGCAATGGCTCGATTTAGCCTCGGCTCAGATCCTGGCGTTCGTGGCGCGACGTTTGGGGATGGAGTCGGTCGCACTGGTCTTCGGGGCCCGGGTTCCGAGAGCTGAACTGAACGGGTTGCCGAGGTTGCAGATCGACGGGTTAAAGGCGGATCAGGCGCGGGCGTTGTTGGAAAGGGTCCTGCCCGGGCCGGTAGATGCAGAGGTTCGGGACGAGATCATTGCTGAGACGAGAGGCAATCCGCTCGCCCTCTTGGAGCTGCCGCGCGGGTTTTCGGTGGAGGAGCTGGCGGGAGGGTTCGGAATGCCCGGATCGAGGGAGCTTGCGGGCACCGTCGAAGAGAGCTTTCGACGGCGGATCGAGGTCCTGCCGGCGGACACCCGGTGCCTGCTGCTGCTCGCCGCGGCCGAACCTCTCGGCGATCCGGCTTTGGTGTGGCGAGCCGCAGCCTGGCTCGGGGTCGATCCGGCGGCGGCGTATCCCGCGGTCGACGACGATCTGGCCGAGTTCGGGAAAAGAGTGCGTTTCCGCCACCCGCTGGTCCGGTCGGCTGCATACCACTCGGCGTCAGCCCACGAGCGGCAACAGGCACATCAGGCGCTGGCTGAGGTTACCGATCCGGGCATAGATCCTGACCGCCGAGCCTGGCATCGCGCCCGAGCCGCTATCGGACCGGACGAAGACGTCGCCGCAGAGCTAGTCGGTTCGGCCGGCCGAGCCCAGGCTCGAGGCGGATTCTCCGCGGCGGCCGCCTTCCTCGAGCAAGCCAGCGTGCTGACGCCCGACCGGGCGAAACGGGCACACCGGGCGCTGGACGCAGCCCAGGCCAAGTTCCAGGCAGGCGCCTTAAACGCGGCGCTGGAGTTGTTGGCCGTCGCGGACGCAGGACCGCTCGGTGAGCTCGAGCGGGCTCGCGCCGATCTGGTCCGGGCTCGGGTTACGTTTGTGGCGAGCCGGGGAAACGACGCCCCGCCACTCTTGCTCAAGGCGGCCAGGCGGCTCGAGCCAGTCGACGCCCGTCTTGCCCGAGCCACGTACCTCGAGGCGCTGACCGCCGCGCAATTCGCAGGTCGGCTGGCCGCTCCGGGTGGTTCCTTGCTGGACGTGGCACGAGCGGCCAGCACGATGCCCTCGGACTCGTCTACAGCCGCCGACATCCTTCTTGAAGGTCTCGTTGCGAACTTCGACCAGGGATATTCAACGGGATTGCCTATTCTGGGCAGGGCGGTGGCCGGTTTCAACGGTCGTATGCCCGTGGGCGACCTCGGTACCTGGATGGGGTTGGCGGTAGCCGCGGCTCTGCATATATGGGATGACGGCAGCTATGTGGCGCTCGGCAATGAATGGGCCAAGTCTTGCCGCGAGGCCGGAGCTCTCAGTGACCTTCCCGCTGCCCTCCACACGCTTGCATTCGTGCTTATCCTCAGTGGTGACCTCGGCGGCGCGGCGTCAGTAGTCGAGGAGGTTCGCGTGGCGACAGAGGCGACGGAGATCAACTTCGGCGCGTACGGGGCGCTTGGAGTCACTGCGTTTCGGGGCGACGAGGTCGAAGCAGCGACACTGATCGAAACGAATATCAAGGATGCGTTGCTCCGCGGCGAAGGTGCTCGCCTTTCCGCCGCCGAATGGGCGAATGCCGTGCTCAACAATGGCCTCGGCCGCTACCAAGACGCGCTGGCCGCGGCCCAGCGCGCCAGTGAGAACAGCCGGGAACTCATGTTCACAAATTGGGCGCTCGCCGAGCTGATCGAGGCCGCAGTACACAGCGGGATGAACGAGGCAGCAGCCGACGCCTACGACAGGCTCAGCGAGTTTGCACGCGCCAGCAACACCGACTGGGTGTTGGGTATCCAGGCACGTGCGAACGCGCTGCTAGCCCAAGACGATGACGCCGAGGAGTTCTACACAGACGCGATCGAGCACCTTGGCCGGACACGGATCCGCGCCGACTTGGCTCGCGCCCACCTTCTCTACGGGGAATGGCTGCGCCGCCAGCGACGGCGCAGCGACGCTCGGGCGCAGCTGCGCACCGCGCAAGACATGCTCGACGCGATGAGCATGCAGGCGTTCGCCGAGCGGGCCAGGCGTGAGCTCCGCGCGACGGGCGAGAGGGCCCGAAAGCGCGACGTCAGTACCCAACGCGAGCTTACTCAGCAGGAAGCCCAAGTCGCCCAGCTTGCCCGCGACGGTTTGTCCAACCCTGAGATAGGGGGTCGCCTGTACATCAGTGCGCGCACAGTCGAGTACCACCTCAGCAAAGTGTTCGAGAAGCTGGCGATCACCAACCGTAACCAGCTTGGGCGCGTCCTAACGTAA